Proteins from a single region of Thermodesulfatator atlanticus DSM 21156:
- a CDS encoding FKBP-type peptidyl-prolyl cis-trans isomerase has translation MDDKKVMPNKVITLSYQLEIEGKETPPWFSRPMRVSFLYGRDPLMPLIEQAITGAKEGDELTVTIPPEQAYGPYDKSLVQEISLDQLKNPDQVKEGEYYQEVTPTGRQLMFLVLEKKNGKVIADFNHPAAGHNVIMKIKIDEVREATAMDFAACDMRNCGSG, from the coding sequence ATGGACGACAAGAAAGTAATGCCCAACAAGGTGATAACCTTGAGTTATCAGCTTGAAATCGAGGGCAAAGAAACTCCGCCTTGGTTTTCAAGGCCCATGCGTGTTAGCTTTCTCTATGGTCGTGATCCCCTGATGCCCCTTATCGAACAGGCCATCACCGGAGCTAAAGAAGGCGACGAACTTACGGTAACTATTCCCCCTGAGCAAGCATATGGCCCTTATGACAAAAGCCTTGTGCAAGAAATCTCACTTGATCAGCTCAAGAATCCCGACCAGGTAAAAGAAGGGGAGTATTACCAGGAAGTTACCCCTACCGGGCGTCAGCTTATGTTTCTTGTGCTTGAAAAGAAAAACGGCAAGGTCATTGCTGATTTCAACCATCCTGCTGCTGGGCACAATGTAATCATGAAGATCAAGATCGACGAAGTCCGCGAAGCAACGGCCATGGATTTTGCCGCATGCGATATGCGCAATTGCGGCAGTGGTTGA
- a CDS encoding SDH family Clp fold serine proteinase, which produces MSGFDIFWLFFILMTLQPLMRQRFLEAARQRMIEKIEKKRNSRVILLVHRQETMSFFGFPVMRYIDINDSEQVIRAIHMTDPDVPIDIILHTPGGLVLAALQIAKALKRHKAKTTAFVPHYAMSGGTLIALAADEIVMDEHAVLGPVDPQLGQYPAASIVKVAKEKPIDKVDDQTLILADVSEKALRQMKEQLKELLSGKYPDSKIEELAEIMSQGRWTHDYPITFEEAKKLGLPVRTDMPVEIYQLMNLFPQPLRQQPSVMYDPSPRRTSGRENLGFGKNLA; this is translated from the coding sequence ATGAGTGGTTTTGACATTTTCTGGTTGTTTTTCATCTTAATGACGCTTCAGCCTCTTATGAGGCAGCGTTTTCTTGAAGCCGCAAGGCAACGCATGATTGAAAAAATCGAGAAGAAACGCAATTCCAGGGTTATTCTGCTGGTGCATCGTCAGGAGACCATGAGCTTTTTTGGATTTCCGGTGATGCGCTACATTGACATCAACGACTCTGAACAGGTAATCCGTGCCATTCACATGACAGACCCAGATGTCCCTATTGACATTATCCTTCACACCCCGGGAGGCTTGGTGCTTGCGGCCCTTCAAATCGCTAAGGCCTTGAAACGCCATAAGGCCAAAACCACGGCCTTTGTGCCTCACTATGCCATGAGCGGAGGGACCCTTATAGCTCTCGCCGCAGATGAGATTGTCATGGACGAACACGCGGTGCTCGGGCCTGTTGACCCGCAGCTCGGCCAGTATCCAGCAGCTTCTATCGTCAAAGTAGCCAAGGAAAAACCTATTGATAAAGTTGACGACCAGACCTTGATTTTGGCAGACGTTTCAGAAAAGGCCCTTAGACAAATGAAAGAGCAGTTAAAAGAACTGCTTTCTGGTAAGTATCCTGATAGCAAGATAGAAGAATTGGCTGAAATCATGTCTCAGGGCCGCTGGACGCACGATTATCCTATTACTTTTGAAGAGGCCAAAAAGCTGGGGCTTCCTGTGCGCACGGACATGCCCGTAGAAATCTATCAACTCATGAATCTCTTTCCGCAACCCCTCAGACAGCAGCCCTCGGTGATGTATGATCCCTCACCGCGTCGCACCAGCGGACGAGAAAACCTAGGCTTTGGAAAGAACTTAGCTTAG